In Sphingobacterium zeae, one genomic interval encodes:
- a CDS encoding peptide MFS transporter — protein sequence MNQEKDQILVAHLAKQGIDDKMVSGHPAGLFVLFFTEMWERFSYYGMRALLTLFLISTIADGGWEWSNAQAMQLYGTYTGLVYLTPLIGGMIADKLTGFKKAILIGALIMTLGHLSMAFEAVHSNFFYLGLLLMILGNGMFKPNISSMVGNLYPDKSSKKDAGYTIFYMGINAGSFLGMLLCGYIGEKIGWHYGFGLAGVFMFFGMLQFYFAQRIFGIIGNTPKALQAHHDEKVKNQEDIDEVIPGNVVRDRLIVVTIFMLASVVFFLSFEQAGGSMSIFAKDYTQRVLSGSSAITFKWIDTILTIVPIVIVTIVLTALARKIYKQYPLTILFTAISFGIIWGLGLWKIFREIGITGSEVGASWFQILNAFFIISLASSFSKFWEKVWNPSGPVKFALGLILVGIGFAALAYGANDIPQGAKTASVSMIWLVVAYFFHSAGELCLSPVGLSYVSKLSPKKFLGLLFGCWFCASAIANFIGGFLGSYIDKITEEHSMSYFFMIFAIVPGVTALLLIAFNPILKKMMHGIN from the coding sequence ATGAATCAAGAAAAAGATCAAATTCTTGTAGCGCATCTGGCCAAGCAGGGTATAGATGACAAGATGGTGAGTGGGCATCCCGCCGGATTATTTGTACTATTTTTCACGGAGATGTGGGAGCGTTTTAGCTACTATGGTATGCGGGCTTTATTGACCTTATTTTTAATCAGTACGATTGCTGACGGTGGATGGGAATGGAGCAATGCGCAGGCGATGCAGTTGTATGGGACTTATACTGGTCTTGTTTATCTGACCCCATTGATCGGTGGTATGATTGCGGATAAATTGACTGGTTTTAAGAAGGCTATCTTGATTGGCGCATTGATTATGACATTAGGACACTTGTCTATGGCGTTTGAAGCTGTCCACTCAAACTTCTTCTATTTAGGGTTACTCTTAATGATTTTAGGGAATGGGATGTTTAAACCTAATATTTCTTCGATGGTAGGAAATTTATACCCAGACAAAAGTTCAAAGAAGGACGCAGGATATACAATTTTTTATATGGGTATTAACGCTGGTTCATTTTTAGGGATGCTCCTATGTGGTTATATCGGTGAAAAAATAGGTTGGCATTATGGGTTTGGACTGGCTGGAGTATTTATGTTCTTCGGTATGCTACAATTCTATTTTGCACAGCGCATATTTGGTATTATCGGTAACACGCCCAAAGCGTTACAGGCTCATCATGACGAAAAGGTCAAAAATCAGGAAGATATTGATGAAGTTATTCCCGGAAATGTTGTTAGAGACCGCCTTATCGTCGTCACAATATTTATGTTGGCCAGCGTGGTCTTCTTTCTTTCTTTCGAACAGGCCGGCGGTTCAATGTCAATATTTGCGAAGGATTACACGCAGCGTGTCTTGTCAGGAAGTTCTGCGATTACATTCAAATGGATTGATACAATTTTGACCATTGTACCCATCGTCATTGTAACGATTGTTTTGACAGCATTGGCTAGAAAAATATATAAACAATATCCGTTGACAATTTTGTTTACAGCAATTTCATTCGGTATTATCTGGGGTTTGGGCTTATGGAAAATATTTCGGGAGATCGGTATAACGGGCTCGGAAGTTGGAGCTTCGTGGTTTCAAATACTAAACGCATTTTTTATTATTTCTCTTGCATCTTCATTCAGTAAATTCTGGGAAAAGGTATGGAACCCTTCTGGGCCCGTAAAATTTGCACTGGGTTTGATATTAGTCGGTATTGGATTTGCTGCGCTAGCTTATGGCGCCAATGACATTCCGCAGGGTGCTAAAACAGCATCAGTCAGTATGATCTGGCTTGTTGTAGCCTACTTTTTCCATTCTGCAGGAGAACTTTGTCTATCACCTGTTGGGCTATCTTACGTAAGTAAACTCTCTCCGAAGAAATTTTTGGGCCTTTTGTTTGGATGTTGGTTTTGTGCTTCCGCAATCGCAAATTTCATTGGCGGATTTTTAGGCTCTTATATTGATAAAATCACAGAGGAACATTCCATGTCTTATTTCTTTATGATATTTGCTATAGTTCCCGGTGTTACCGCGCTTTTATTGATTGCGTTCAATCCGATATTGAAAAAAATGATGCATGGTATCAATTAA